One genomic window of Pempheris klunzingeri isolate RE-2024b chromosome 12, fPemKlu1.hap1, whole genome shotgun sequence includes the following:
- the slc25a28 gene encoding mitoferrin-2 has translation MEADGFVRRRRMTAETTSNDPGVAGASAGAEVRWLGGRFWGVSESIVGSLTPRIGGETQLQTVDFTRSAQEAPIEDSEPDYEGLPQGASTSTHMLAGAVAGIMEHCLMFPIDCVKTRMQSLQPAPAARYRNVMDALRRIVTTEGVWRPMRGLNATAVGAGPAHALYFACYEKLKKTLSDVIHPGANSHLANGTAGCVATLLHDAVMNPAEVVKQRMQMYNSPYRGVLDCVRAVWQKEGPAAFYRSYTTQLTMNVPFQALHFMTYEYLQELLNPHRQYNPSSHMLSGALAGAIAAAATTPLDVCKTLLNTQESLALGSLSSGQGPGKGQGQGAHRQITGLAHAFRTVYRLGGLQGFFKGAQARVIYQMPSTAISWSVYEFFKYGLTKHQHSKRRTQHMEA, from the exons ATGGAAGCTGATGGGTTTGTGAGGAGGCGTCGGATGACAGCGGAGACCACAAGCAATGATCCCGGGGTTGCTGGCGCCTCTGCCGGGGCAGAAGTTCGGTGGCTGGGGGGCAGATTCTGGGGAGTTTCGGAAAGTATCGTGGGGAGCCTGACGCCCCGGATCGGAGGGGAAACCCAGCTGCAGACTGTTGATTTCACCAGGAGTGCACAAGAGGCACCGATAGAGGACTCTGAACCGGACTATGAGGGTTTGCCACAGGGAGCCTCCACTAGCACCCACATGTTGGCTGGAGCCGTGGCCGGGATCATGGAGCACTGCCTCATGTTCCCCATCGACTGTGTCAAG ACGCGAATGCAGAGTCTCCAGCCTGCCCCCGCAGCCCGCTACAGGAACGTCATGGATGCTCTTCGCCGAATCGTAACCACAGAGGGCGTCTGGCGGCCAATGAGAGGGCTGAATGCGACAGCAGTTGGGGCTGGACCTGCCCATGCCCTCTATTTTGCCTGCTATGAGAAACTCAAAAAGACTCTAAGTGATGTCATTCACCCAGGGGCTAACAGCCATTTGGCTAATG GAACAGCTGGGTGTGTGGCCACACTGCTTCATGATGCTGTTATGAACCCAGCTGAAG TTGTGAAGCAGCGCATGCAGATGTATAATTCGCCCTACCGCGGCGTGTTGGACTGTGTACGCGCCGTGTGGCAGAAAGAAGGCCCTGCTGCGTTCTACCGCAGCTACACTACCCAGCTCACCATGAATGTGCCCTTCCAGGCACTCCACTTCATGACCTACGAGTACCTTCAGGAGCTGCTCAACCCCCACAGACAGTACAATCCCTCATCCCACATGTTGTCTGGAGCTTTGGCTGGAGCCATTGCAGCTGCGGCCACCACGCCTCTGGACGTCTGCAAGACCCTGCTCAACACCCAGGAGTCTCTAGCCCTCGGATCCTTGTCTTCTGGCCAAGGTCCAGGCAAGGGCCAAGGCCAAGGAGCCCACAGACAGATCACAGGCTTGGCCCATGCCTTCCGGACAGTTTACAGGCTGGGCGGCCTGCAGGGCTTCTTCAAGGGAGCCCAGGCGAGGGTCATCTACCAGATGCCCTCCACTGCCATCAGCTGGTCGGTCTATGAGTTCTTCAAGTATGGACTCACTAAACACCAGCACAGCAAAAGGAGAACGCAGCACATGGAGGCTTAG